A genomic segment from Spongiibacter sp. IMCC21906 encodes:
- a CDS encoding mannitol dehydrogenase family protein, translating to MRLNQNSRLANAIKQANYQREQHRAGIVHLGLGAFHRAHQAWYTEQVLNQFGGDWRIIGVSLRSPTVHDQLAPQDYLYTLIISEGVHRHQQLIGALAKVLIAPQQPEQVISALAAAATQVVTLTITEKGYCLRPDGKQLDEQHSEVQHDLKNVAQPRTALGFLAAGLAARRDQHKPGLTIISCDNISGNGEKLRSALLQFCRRIDPTLADWIDSHCRFPATMVDRIVPATTPENIQDLATDLGYQDQAAVFSEPFCQWVIEENFAGPMPPWDKVGAQYVTDVTPFEAMKLRLLNASHSAIAYLGCLAGYNTVDRVIANPVLRKAIEQLMTEEAAPTLSMPIDFDLQAYQQSLLQRFANSALQHRCQQIAIDGSQKIPNRLFPILRWQRQHKGPIVITTAALAAWLRYLQGIDETGNRYPINDPMATQLDAIFAQHNNSAKNALPALRESNGLFPKDIAAQDEVFIAIENWLTAFEQQGIVQAIELYQNHDKQ from the coding sequence ATGCGCCTTAATCAAAACAGCCGCTTGGCTAATGCTATAAAGCAAGCCAACTACCAACGCGAACAACACCGTGCGGGTATTGTCCACTTAGGGCTTGGCGCTTTTCATCGTGCTCACCAAGCCTGGTATACCGAGCAAGTGTTAAACCAGTTTGGTGGCGACTGGCGTATTATCGGTGTGAGTTTGCGCAGCCCCACGGTGCACGATCAACTTGCGCCACAAGATTATCTTTACACCCTGATCATTTCTGAAGGGGTACATCGTCACCAGCAACTTATCGGCGCATTGGCCAAGGTCCTTATCGCTCCGCAGCAACCAGAGCAGGTCATCAGCGCATTAGCGGCGGCGGCCACACAGGTGGTCACCCTGACCATTACCGAAAAAGGCTATTGCCTCCGTCCCGATGGTAAGCAGCTAGATGAACAACATTCCGAGGTACAACACGATCTAAAAAATGTAGCCCAGCCTCGTACTGCATTAGGATTTCTGGCAGCAGGCTTGGCAGCCCGGCGAGATCAACACAAGCCGGGATTAACAATTATTTCCTGCGATAATATTTCCGGGAATGGCGAAAAACTCCGCAGTGCGCTATTACAATTTTGCCGCCGGATTGATCCCACTTTAGCCGACTGGATAGATAGCCACTGTCGCTTTCCAGCTACCATGGTAGATCGCATTGTGCCTGCGACCACGCCAGAAAACATTCAAGACCTAGCCACGGACCTCGGTTATCAAGATCAAGCCGCCGTCTTCAGCGAGCCTTTCTGCCAATGGGTAATCGAAGAGAATTTCGCTGGCCCCATGCCCCCATGGGACAAAGTCGGCGCACAGTATGTGACTGACGTTACCCCCTTCGAAGCCATGAAACTACGGCTGTTAAACGCCAGCCACTCCGCCATTGCCTACCTCGGCTGCCTAGCCGGCTACAACACCGTCGACCGCGTTATCGCCAATCCGGTATTGCGCAAAGCGATAGAACAGCTCATGACAGAAGAAGCCGCACCAACCCTGTCTATGCCTATTGATTTTGATCTACAGGCCTACCAGCAAAGCTTGCTGCAACGCTTTGCCAATAGCGCCCTGCAACACCGCTGCCAACAAATCGCCATCGACGGCTCCCAGAAAATCCCCAACAGGCTGTTTCCTATATTACGCTGGCAACGGCAACACAAGGGCCCTATCGTCATCACCACCGCCGCACTGGCCGCGTGGCTGCGTTACTTACAGGGCATAGATGAAACAGGCAATCGTTACCCCATTAACGACCCAATGGCGACACAGCTTGACGCCATTTTTGCGCAGCATAACAACTCGGCAAAAAACGCCCTGCCAGCACTCAGAGAATCAAACGGTCTTTTTCCCAAAGATATTGCCGCTCAAGACGAGGTTTTTATCGCCATTGAAAACTGGCTAACGGCATTTGAGCAACAGGGAATTGTTCAGGCAATCGAGTTGTATCAAAATCATGATAAGCAATAA
- the uxaC gene encoding glucuronate isomerase produces MNTPLVLHPDRLFPADDRIRSIARFLYQTVKNLPIISPHGHTDPRWFADNNSFTNATELLIRPDHYVFRMLYSQGVSLDALGIPNVDGNVSNIDPEDSWLLFAKHYYLFQGTPSRLWLDHVFAEVFKLDVVLNSDTADHYFAQINAQLASDDFRPRALFEQFNIEVLATTESPLDDLQHHANIQQSDWSGRVITTFRPDPVVDPGYEGFADNLIRLGELTNEDTTSWSGYLAALRQRRRFFQQHGATASDHGHPSAATANLSLAECEKLFHKIISQHFSSADAELFRAQLLTEMAAMSVDDGLVMQLHPGVHRNHNQFVFTQYGRDKGGDIPVATEYVQALQPLLNRFGNHPDFRLIVFTLDESRYARELAPLAGHYPCLKLGPAWWFNDSPEGMRRYRQQTTETAGFYNTVGFNDDTRAFLSIPARHDVARRIDCSFLAELVADHRLTETEAVTLATELSYSLAKNAYHL; encoded by the coding sequence ATGAATACCCCGCTAGTATTACACCCCGATCGGCTTTTTCCTGCCGACGACCGCATTCGTAGTATTGCCAGATTTCTCTACCAAACCGTCAAAAATCTGCCCATTATCAGCCCCCACGGGCATACCGACCCCCGCTGGTTTGCTGACAACAATTCCTTTACCAATGCCACCGAGCTGTTGATCCGCCCCGATCACTATGTGTTTCGTATGCTCTACAGTCAGGGGGTATCGCTGGATGCGCTGGGCATCCCCAACGTTGATGGCAATGTGAGCAATATCGACCCGGAAGACAGCTGGCTACTGTTCGCCAAACATTATTATTTGTTTCAAGGCACACCCTCACGGCTATGGCTGGATCATGTTTTTGCAGAGGTCTTCAAGCTCGACGTGGTGTTAAATAGCGACACCGCCGATCACTACTTTGCGCAAATAAACGCCCAGCTAGCCAGTGATGACTTTCGCCCTAGGGCTCTGTTTGAGCAATTTAACATTGAAGTACTGGCCACCACCGAATCGCCATTGGATGATTTGCAACACCACGCCAACATCCAACAAAGCGACTGGTCGGGCCGCGTCATTACCACCTTCAGACCCGATCCGGTTGTCGACCCAGGCTACGAAGGTTTTGCCGATAATCTCATTCGCCTTGGCGAGCTAACAAATGAAGACACCACAAGCTGGTCTGGCTATCTGGCCGCACTGCGTCAACGTCGGCGATTTTTTCAACAACACGGCGCCACTGCCAGCGATCACGGCCACCCCAGCGCCGCCACCGCAAACCTGTCATTGGCTGAATGTGAAAAACTGTTTCATAAAATCATCAGTCAGCATTTCAGCAGTGCCGACGCCGAATTGTTCCGCGCCCAGTTATTAACCGAAATGGCCGCCATGAGCGTGGACGATGGCTTGGTGATGCAACTCCACCCCGGCGTCCATCGCAACCACAATCAATTCGTCTTTACCCAATACGGCCGGGACAAAGGTGGTGATATTCCCGTTGCCACAGAATACGTCCAGGCACTGCAGCCCCTACTCAATCGCTTTGGCAACCATCCAGATTTCAGACTGATTGTTTTTACCCTTGACGAATCCCGTTATGCCCGCGAGCTAGCACCCTTGGCGGGGCATTACCCCTGCCTCAAGCTCGGCCCGGCATGGTGGTTTAACGACAGCCCCGAGGGTATGCGTCGGTATCGACAGCAAACCACCGAAACCGCCGGCTTTTACAATACGGTTGGCTTTAATGATGACACCCGCGCCTTTCTATCTATTCCCGCCCGCCACGATGTCGCCCGGCGAATAGACTGCAGCTTTCTCGCCGAACTGGTCGCCGATCATCGACTGACAGAAACCGAGGCCGTAACACTGGCCACAGAACTCAGTTATAGCCTTGCTAAAAACGCCTACCACTTGTAA
- the manD gene encoding D-mannonate dehydratase ManD yields the protein MKIIDARVIVSCPGRNFVTLKIITDEGVYGIGDATLNGRELAVVSYLQDHVLPCLIGRDPQQIEDIWQYLYRGCYWRRGAVTMTAIAAVDVALWDIKAKLANMPLYQLLGGRSREGVMVYGHANGADINETIDEVGRYIDMGYKAVRAQCGIPGLPSTYGVSGDKMYYEPANADLPEENVWSTEKYLHHVPKLFEGLRDNYGFDVHLLHDCHHRLSPIEAGRLGKDLEPYRLFWLEDTVPAELQERFRLIRQHTTTPLAVGEVFHSIYDCSTLISEQLIDYIRATVVHAGGISHVRRIAALAEIYNVRTGFHGATDLSPVTMGAALHFDTWVPNFGIQEYMRHTDATDEVFPSDYTFENGYLKVGDTPGHGVDIDENLAAEYPYQRAYLPVNRLQDGTLFNW from the coding sequence ATGAAAATTATCGATGCAAGAGTGATTGTTAGCTGCCCCGGACGCAACTTTGTCACGCTAAAAATAATCACCGACGAAGGCGTGTATGGCATTGGTGATGCCACCCTGAACGGCCGGGAGCTGGCGGTGGTGTCGTATCTTCAAGACCATGTGCTGCCCTGCTTGATAGGTCGCGACCCTCAGCAGATAGAAGATATTTGGCAATATCTCTACCGGGGCTGTTACTGGCGGCGCGGTGCGGTAACCATGACCGCCATTGCGGCGGTGGATGTTGCCCTCTGGGATATTAAAGCCAAACTGGCCAATATGCCGTTATATCAACTGCTGGGCGGCCGCTCTCGCGAAGGGGTGATGGTTTACGGCCATGCCAATGGTGCCGATATTAACGAGACCATTGATGAAGTGGGTCGTTATATCGACATGGGATACAAAGCGGTGCGAGCCCAGTGCGGTATCCCCGGTCTGCCGTCAACCTATGGCGTGTCTGGTGACAAGATGTATTACGAGCCAGCCAATGCAGACTTGCCGGAAGAGAACGTCTGGTCCACGGAAAAATACCTGCACCATGTTCCCAAACTGTTTGAAGGCTTGCGGGACAACTACGGTTTTGACGTTCATCTGCTCCACGATTGTCATCATCGCCTATCCCCCATAGAGGCGGGACGCTTGGGTAAAGACCTGGAACCTTATCGTTTGTTTTGGTTGGAAGACACCGTGCCTGCCGAGCTGCAGGAGCGCTTTCGCCTGATTCGTCAGCACACCACCACGCCGCTGGCGGTGGGGGAAGTCTTTCATTCCATTTACGACTGCAGCACCTTAATCAGCGAACAGTTGATTGATTATATTCGCGCAACCGTTGTTCATGCCGGGGGCATTAGCCATGTACGGCGGATTGCGGCGCTGGCTGAAATCTACAATGTTCGCACCGGCTTTCATGGGGCGACCGACTTGTCGCCAGTCACCATGGGTGCCGCGCTGCATTTTGATACCTGGGTGCCCAACTTTGGCATACAGGAATATATGCGCCACACCGACGCCACCGACGAGGTTTTTCCCAGTGATTACACCTTTGAGAATGGTTATTTGAAGGTGGGGGATACACCGGGACACGGTGTTGATATCGACGAAAATCTTGCAGCGGAATACCCCTATCAACGTGCTTATTTGCCGGTGAACCGTTTACAGGACGGCACGCTGTTTAACTGGTGA
- a CDS encoding sugar kinase, producing the protein MTSLPNIIAMGEVMLEFSPQFSPQRAGSGGFELAYAGDTFNTAVYLARQGLKVSYLTELGSDKFSDQIIALAESESVCMNGCIRSDGALPGLYLIENNAEGEREFYYWRRHSAARQLLMTPEKVQRICRAVGKADVFYLSGISMAVMGQDSEQGFWALIDSVQRQQKTLVFDPNFRPRLWPDLNLARDFYQKILGYCDVVFPTLDDDTLLWDLSEPETIIDFYHSLGVAEVVLKLPAAKAMVSTGHEQVLRSSRYRGAVVDTTGAGDAFNAAYLHARYAGASLAASLDAGHRLAAKVIGVRGAIIWHNAEPMSDSSIVTDGLPPEEPFY; encoded by the coding sequence ATGACCTCACTTCCAAACATCATCGCCATGGGCGAAGTCATGCTGGAGTTCTCGCCGCAGTTCTCGCCGCAGAGAGCTGGCTCGGGTGGCTTTGAGCTGGCCTATGCTGGCGATACCTTTAACACCGCGGTTTATTTAGCGCGGCAGGGCCTTAAGGTCAGCTATCTCACTGAGCTGGGCAGTGACAAGTTCAGCGATCAAATCATCGCGCTGGCTGAGTCAGAATCTGTGTGCATGAATGGGTGTATCCGCAGTGACGGCGCATTACCGGGACTGTATTTAATTGAAAATAATGCCGAGGGCGAACGGGAGTTTTATTACTGGCGACGCCATAGCGCGGCGCGGCAGTTGTTAATGACCCCTGAAAAAGTGCAGCGGATTTGTCGGGCTGTGGGCAAGGCTGATGTGTTTTATCTCTCTGGTATCAGCATGGCGGTGATGGGGCAGGATTCGGAACAGGGCTTTTGGGCCTTGATTGACAGCGTGCAACGGCAGCAAAAGACGCTGGTATTTGATCCCAATTTTCGGCCACGGTTGTGGCCAGATTTAAATCTTGCCAGAGACTTTTATCAAAAAATTCTCGGCTACTGTGATGTGGTGTTTCCCACCTTAGATGACGACACCCTGTTATGGGACCTTAGCGAGCCTGAGACGATTATTGATTTCTATCACTCACTCGGTGTTGCGGAGGTGGTGTTAAAACTCCCCGCCGCCAAGGCAATGGTGAGTACAGGCCATGAGCAGGTGCTGCGATCCTCAAGGTATCGCGGCGCAGTGGTGGATACCACCGGTGCCGGAGATGCCTTTAATGCCGCGTATCTGCATGCCCGTTATGCCGGCGCATCATTGGCGGCCTCCTTGGATGCGGGCCATCGTTTGGCGGCAAAGGTGATAGGGGTACGGGGGGCCATTATTTGGCACAACGCTGAGCCAATGTCTGATTCCTCTATTGTTACTGACGGTCTTCCGCCAGAGGAGCCTTTTTATTAA